One window of Delphinus delphis chromosome 12, mDelDel1.2, whole genome shotgun sequence genomic DNA carries:
- the GPN1 gene encoding GPN-loop GTPase 1 isoform X1: MRLYGRVGGARRKMAALAAATEPQASGGPRPPVCLLVLGMAGSGKTTFVQRLTGYLHSQGCPPYVINLDPAVHEVPFPANIDIRDTVKYKEVMKQYGLGPNGGIVTSLNLFATRFDQVMKFIEKAQNMSKYVLIDTPGQIEVFTWSASGTIITEALASSFPTIVIYVMDTSRSINPVTFMSNMLYACSILYKTKLPFIVVMNKTDIIDHSFAVEWMQDFEAFQDALNQETTYVSNLTRSMSLVLDEFYSSLRVVGVSAVLGTGLDELFVQVASATEEYEREYRPEYERLKKSLASAQSQQQKEQLERLRKDMGSIALDTGTATGSLPPVMDPSDLILTRGTLDEEDEEADSDTEDIDHRVTEESREEPAFQNFMQESMAQYWKRNNK, from the exons ATGCGTCTCTATGGTCGAGTGGGCGGAGCCAGGAGAAAGATGGCCGCGCTCGCAGCTGCCACGGAGCCGCAAGCTTCCGGGGGTCCCCGGCCCCCAGTGTGTCTGCTGGTGTTGGGAATGGCGGGGTCTGGGAAAACCACCTTTGTACAG AGGCTCACAGGATATCTGCATAGTCAAGGGTGTCCACCTTATGTGATCAACCTGGATCCAGCTGTGCATGAAGTTCCCTTTCCTGCCAATATTG atatTCGTGACACTGTGAAGTATAAAGAAGTCATGAAACA GTATGGACTTGGACCCAATGGTGGCATAGTGACCTCACTCAATCTCTTTGCTACCAGATTTGATCAG gtgatGAAATTTATTGAGAAGGCCCAGAACATGTCTAA GTATGTCTTGATTGACACACCTGGACAGATTGAGGTATTCACCTGGTCAGCTTCTGGGACAATCATCACTGAGGCCCTG GCATCCTCGTTTCCAACGATTGTCATTTATGTAATGGACACATCTCGAAGTATCAACCCAGTGACCTTCATGTCCAATATGCTCTATGCCTGCAG CATCTTGTACAAAACCAAGCTGCCTTTTATTGTGGTCATGAATAAA ACTGACATCATTGATCACAGCTTTGCAGTGGAATGGATGCAGGATTTTGAGGCTTTCCAAGATGCCTTGAATCAAGAGACTACATACGTCAGTAACCTGACTCGTTCAATGAGCCTCGTGTTAGATGAGTTTTACAGCTCCCTCAGG GTGGTGGGAGTGTCTGCTGTTCTGGGTACAGGCTTAGATGAACTCTTCGTGCAAGTTGCCAGTGCCACAGAAGAATATGAAAG AGAGTATCGTCCTGAATATGAACGTCTGAAGAAATCGCTG GCCAGTGCACAGAGCCAGCAGCAGAAAGAACAACTGGAACGACTTCGGAAAGATATGGGCTCTATAGCCTTGGACACCGGGACTGCCACAG GCAGCTTACCTCCTGTGATGGACCCTTCTGACTTGATCCTGACTCGGGGAACCTTGGATGAAGAGGATGAGGAAGCAGACAGTGATACTGAAGATATTGACCACAGAG
- the GPN1 gene encoding GPN-loop GTPase 1 isoform X2, which yields MKQYGLGPNGGIVTSLNLFATRFDQVMKFIEKAQNMSKYVLIDTPGQIEVFTWSASGTIITEALASSFPTIVIYVMDTSRSINPVTFMSNMLYACSILYKTKLPFIVVMNKTDIIDHSFAVEWMQDFEAFQDALNQETTYVSNLTRSMSLVLDEFYSSLRVVGVSAVLGTGLDELFVQVASATEEYEREYRPEYERLKKSLASAQSQQQKEQLERLRKDMGSIALDTGTATGSLPPVMDPSDLILTRGTLDEEDEEADSDTEDIDHRVTEESREEPAFQNFMQESMAQYWKRNNK from the exons ATGAAACA GTATGGACTTGGACCCAATGGTGGCATAGTGACCTCACTCAATCTCTTTGCTACCAGATTTGATCAG gtgatGAAATTTATTGAGAAGGCCCAGAACATGTCTAA GTATGTCTTGATTGACACACCTGGACAGATTGAGGTATTCACCTGGTCAGCTTCTGGGACAATCATCACTGAGGCCCTG GCATCCTCGTTTCCAACGATTGTCATTTATGTAATGGACACATCTCGAAGTATCAACCCAGTGACCTTCATGTCCAATATGCTCTATGCCTGCAG CATCTTGTACAAAACCAAGCTGCCTTTTATTGTGGTCATGAATAAA ACTGACATCATTGATCACAGCTTTGCAGTGGAATGGATGCAGGATTTTGAGGCTTTCCAAGATGCCTTGAATCAAGAGACTACATACGTCAGTAACCTGACTCGTTCAATGAGCCTCGTGTTAGATGAGTTTTACAGCTCCCTCAGG GTGGTGGGAGTGTCTGCTGTTCTGGGTACAGGCTTAGATGAACTCTTCGTGCAAGTTGCCAGTGCCACAGAAGAATATGAAAG AGAGTATCGTCCTGAATATGAACGTCTGAAGAAATCGCTG GCCAGTGCACAGAGCCAGCAGCAGAAAGAACAACTGGAACGACTTCGGAAAGATATGGGCTCTATAGCCTTGGACACCGGGACTGCCACAG GCAGCTTACCTCCTGTGATGGACCCTTCTGACTTGATCCTGACTCGGGGAACCTTGGATGAAGAGGATGAGGAAGCAGACAGTGATACTGAAGATATTGACCACAGAG
- the CCDC121 gene encoding coiled-coil domain-containing protein 121, producing the protein MRLEQSKPNRTEPNRPERAGPRGRACAFALSVQTRMGAQLGTEAGKWRHWEDEWSRPPKEPLTVVGQGLGRAKLWTPGGRDDKGPPGSHTMKVKRVPFPVGPPRAGNRAAGEPAARARPATEEVKRLRAGRAGTRAGCERRGCWAPPRAAETSPEKLEKPSALGRRFRVSPAPDRRALSLGVSAKVHRDFGEEHLVAEFVKLAEDSSNSLQPDLSFINFLKPEKLTKAEKRFKEKAVVEMMKLDKQIKETQIRLEPLVEETRQLLAENVRVEEENQFFLEYLTKQTKESRQRTEKLWNYYLQQSGQIEQRRQELTSKYAGKNSALKTELLQKEKILSNLNKQLEAMRDISIVKEKQEREIQTLQQEIKKTHAETAAKKQAMLVQFFQDKALLEAQLSELDARQLGKRPTKELNSKNKALERAAKQYTSEFHSSIDRQHQQLQKELPQLIQKCQKLEATHSRLKKKQLQLQQEQWYLDCLSRGRQRLQERRNPCPKGQGAPKTTLNPALGTKSRTHPK; encoded by the exons ATGAGACTAGAACAGAGCAAACCAAACCGAACCGAACCAAACCGGCCAGAGAGGGCAGGGCCACGGGGCCGGGCGTGCGCCTTTGCTCTGTCCGTCCAGACCCGGATGGGGGCCCAACTAGGGACAGAGGCGGGGAAGTGGAGACACTGGGAGGACGAGTGGAGTAGGCCACCTAAAGAGCCGCTCACCGTCGTCGGGCAGGGCCTGGGAAGGGCAAAGCTCTGGACCCCGGGCGGGCGGGACGACAAGGGACCCCCGGGCTCCCACACTATGAAAGTGAAGAGAGTGCCTTTTCCTGTCGGCCCCCCGAGAGCGGGTAACCGAGCCGCCGGAGAACCGGCCGCTAGGGCTCGTCCGGCGACTGAGGAGGTTAAGCGGCTCAGGGCTGGACGTGCCGGGACCCGGGCGGGATGCGAGCGCCGGGGTTGCTGGGCCCCGCCAAGAGCCGCAGAGACCAGCCCGGAGAAACTGGAAAAACCCTCCGCACTGGGACGCCGTTTCCGCGTGTCGCCAGCCCCAGACCGTAGGGCTCTTTCCCTGGGGGTCTCCGCAAAGGTGCACCGTGACTTTGGGGAGGAACATTTGGTTGCCGAGTTTGTCAA GTTGGCTGAGGACTCCAGTAATTCCCTTCAACCGGATCTTAGTTTCATAAATTTTCTCAAGCCAGAGAAGCTAACAAAGGCAGAGAAGAGGTTTAAAGAAAAGGCAGTAGTGGAAATGATGAAGCTAGACAAGCAAATCAAAGAAACTCAAATCCGACTAGAACCGTTAGTGGAGGAAACCAGGCAGCTGCTGGCGGAAAACGTACGTGTCGAGGAGGAAAACCAGTTCTTTCTGGAATACCTGACCAAGCAAACAAAGGAGTCTAGACAGCGAACCGAGAAGCTGTGGAACTACTATTTACAACAAAGTGGGCAGATtgaacaaaggagacaagaattaACCTCCAAATATGCGGGAAAAAATTCAGCGCTTAAAACAGAGCTCttgcagaaagaaaagatcctaTCCAATTTGAATAAGCAGTTGGAGGCAATGAGGGACATTTCGATAGTAAAGGAGAAACAGGAGAGAGAAATTCAGACACTACAGCAGGAGATAAAGAAAACCCACGCTGAGACAGCTGCAAAGAAACAGGCCATGCTGGTCCAGTTCTTCCAGGATAAAGCATTACTGGAGGCACAACTGAGTGAGCTAGATGCAAGGCAGTTGGGAAAAAGACCAACAAAGGAGCTGAACAGCAAGAACAAGGCCTTGGAGAGGGCAGCAAAGCAGTACACTTCCGAGTTCCACAGTAGCATCGACAGACAGCACCAGCAGTTACAGAAGGAACTACCACAGCTAATTCAGAAATGCCAGAAGTTGGAGGCTACTCACAGCCGTTTAAAAAAGAAGCAGCTGCAGCTGCAGCAGGAGCAGTGGTACCTAGATTGCTTAAGCCGGGGGAGGCAACGGCTGCAAGAAAGGCGTAATCCGTGCCCAAAAGGACAAGGTGCTCCAAAGACCACACTGAACCCTGCCCTAGGCACCAAATCAAGGACGCATCCAAAGTAA